In Acidobacteriota bacterium, a single genomic region encodes these proteins:
- a CDS encoding ROK family protein produces MRIGIDLGGTKIEGATLDGGGHIVERRRVPTPRGDYDATLAAIARLVADLEAAAGERCTVGVGMPGTISRATSLVKNANSVWLNGRPFDRDLAARLGREVRCTNDANCFALSEAIDGAGRGFRVVFGVIIGTGTGGGIVVDGRVIEGPNGVAGEWGHNALPWPGTAELPGPPCYCGRRGCVETYLSGPGLALDFEAATGERIASEEVVARAAAGDADACAALDRYEGRMARALASIINLLDPDVIVLGGGLSNIDRLYDRVPAQWQRWVFSDRVDTPLVRHAHGDSSGVRGAAWLWNGSVPTR; encoded by the coding sequence ATGCGCATCGGGATCGATCTCGGCGGCACCAAGATCGAAGGCGCAACCCTCGACGGCGGCGGACATATCGTGGAACGGCGCCGGGTCCCGACGCCGCGGGGGGACTATGACGCGACGCTTGCCGCGATTGCGCGGCTCGTGGCCGACCTCGAGGCGGCCGCGGGCGAACGGTGCACGGTCGGCGTTGGCATGCCTGGCACCATCTCGCGCGCGACCTCGCTCGTGAAGAACGCCAACTCCGTCTGGCTCAACGGCCGGCCGTTCGATCGCGACCTGGCGGCACGGCTCGGGCGGGAGGTGCGCTGCACCAACGACGCGAACTGCTTCGCCCTGTCGGAGGCGATCGACGGCGCCGGGCGCGGCTTCCGCGTGGTGTTCGGCGTCATCATCGGCACCGGCACCGGCGGCGGCATCGTCGTTGACGGGCGTGTGATCGAGGGGCCGAACGGCGTCGCCGGCGAGTGGGGCCACAACGCGCTGCCGTGGCCCGGGACAGCCGAGCTGCCCGGGCCGCCGTGCTACTGCGGGCGCCGCGGCTGCGTCGAGACATATCTCTCCGGCCCGGGGCTCGCGCTCGACTTCGAGGCCGCGACGGGGGAGCGCATCGCGAGCGAGGAGGTGGTGGCGCGCGCGGCCGCCGGCGATGCCGACGCGTGCGCGGCGCTCGATCGGTACGAAGGGCGGATGGCCCGCGCGCTCGCCAGCATCATCAACCTGCTCGATCCGGATGTCATCGTGCTCGGCGGCGGACTCTCGAACATCGATCGGCTGTACGACCGCGTGCCCGCGCAATGGCAGCGCTGGGTGTTCTCCGATCGCGTCGACACGCCGCTCGTCCGCCACGCGCACGGCGACTCGAGCGGCGTGAGAGGGGCGGCGTGGTTGTGGAACGGGAGTGTTCCGACACGATGA
- a CDS encoding sulfurtransferase, which translates to MSEIQNRGYARPEVLVSTEWVSQHLHDPAIRLVESNEDTLLYASGHIPGAVHVDWTQDLNDQIRRDYITRDRFEALMSRIGATRDTTIVFYGDKNNWWACYAFWVFQLFGHTNARVMDGGRLKWDKEGRPMTRDVPKPAPASYKAPERTDAPHRAFRDEVLAHMNARGQLVDVRSPDEYTGKRLHMPEYPNEGALRGGHIPGAKSIPWARAIDPEDGSFKTAGELKQIYEAEQQLDPKKEVIAYCRIGERSSHTWFVLKYLLGFNNVRNYDGSWTEWGNLVNAPIEK; encoded by the coding sequence ATGTCCGAGATTCAGAACCGGGGGTACGCACGTCCGGAAGTCCTGGTGAGCACCGAGTGGGTGTCGCAGCACCTGCACGATCCGGCAATCCGCCTCGTCGAGTCCAACGAAGACACGCTGCTGTATGCGTCCGGCCACATTCCGGGCGCGGTGCACGTGGACTGGACGCAGGATCTCAACGACCAGATTCGCCGCGACTACATCACGCGCGACCGGTTCGAGGCGCTGATGTCGCGCATCGGCGCCACGCGTGACACCACGATCGTCTTCTACGGGGACAAGAACAACTGGTGGGCGTGCTACGCCTTCTGGGTGTTCCAGCTGTTCGGCCACACCAACGCCCGCGTGATGGACGGAGGGCGGCTGAAGTGGGACAAAGAAGGCCGGCCCATGACGCGGGACGTCCCGAAGCCCGCTCCCGCCAGCTACAAGGCGCCGGAGCGCACCGACGCGCCGCACCGCGCCTTCCGTGACGAGGTGCTCGCGCACATGAACGCGCGCGGCCAGCTCGTGGACGTGCGCAGCCCGGACGAATACACCGGCAAGCGCCTCCACATGCCGGAGTACCCGAACGAGGGGGCGCTGCGCGGCGGCCACATCCCGGGCGCGAAGAGCATCCCCTGGGCGCGGGCGATCGACCCGGAGGACGGCTCGTTCAAGACCGCCGGGGAGCTGAAGCAGATCTACGAGGCGGAACAGCAGCTCGACCCGAAGAAGGAAGTGATCGCCTACTGCCGGATCGGCGAGCGCAGCTCGCACACGTGGTTCGTCCTCAAGTACCTCCTCGGGTTCAACAACGTGCGCAACTACGATGGATCGTGGACGGAGTGGGGCAACCTCGTGAACGCGCCGATCGAAAAGTAG
- a CDS encoding GlsB/YeaQ/YmgE family stress response membrane protein, with amino-acid sequence MGILAWILFGLVVGIVAKLLMPGRDPGGFIITILLGIAGAVLGGFVGRAMGLYGENESAGWIVSILGAMLLLFLYRMVARPRRV; translated from the coding sequence ATGGGCATCCTTGCATGGATCCTGTTCGGCCTGGTGGTGGGGATCGTCGCGAAGCTCTTGATGCCGGGCCGTGACCCCGGCGGGTTCATTATCACGATCCTGCTCGGCATCGCCGGCGCGGTGCTCGGGGGGTTCGTCGGCCGGGCGATGGGTCTCTACGGCGAGAACGAGTCGGCCGGATGGATTGTCTCCATCCTCGGCGCGATGCTGCTGCTCTTCCTCTATCGCATGGTGGCCCGCCCCCGGCGCGTGTAG
- a CDS encoding response regulator, protein MQFTVRLAIGVPEGARRLPTVLVMSDDENWRAATGRALEQEGYQVLAARHAGQALVTAVRHAAPIDLLVSDGARGCRSDFSPRLFAENPRMRLLHLGARPRTREDLLASVSGALA, encoded by the coding sequence ATGCAGTTCACCGTCAGGCTCGCTATCGGAGTGCCGGAGGGCGCGAGACGGCTGCCGACCGTCCTCGTGATGTCAGACGACGAGAACTGGCGGGCGGCAACGGGGCGCGCGCTGGAGCAGGAGGGCTACCAGGTGCTGGCAGCGCGCCACGCCGGCCAGGCGCTCGTGACTGCCGTGCGGCACGCCGCGCCGATCGATCTCCTCGTCTCGGACGGCGCCCGAGGCTGCCGATCGGACTTCTCGCCGCGGCTCTTCGCGGAAAACCCGCGGATGCGGCTCCTTCACCTCGGCGCGCGCCCGCGCACCCGCGAGGATCTGCTCGCCTCCGTCAGCGGCGCCCTCGCCTGA
- a CDS encoding 2-isopropylmalate synthase codes for MTRLPTDATLIYDWNTAGNGYPHRDQPVELNDETLRDGLQSPSVRDPAIETKIELLRLMDRLGITSADLGLPGAGPRACADITALCRAIADSKLSIRPNCAVRTVKADITPLVEISMKVGFPIEAATFIGSSPIRQYAEDWTLDEMLRLTDEAVSYATSEGLPVMYVTEDTCRATPETIKRLYCTAIRAGARRICVCDTVGHITPRGVRNLVPYVRQMIKETGEDIKIDWHGHNDRGLGVINTITAMTSGVDRVHATALGIGERVGNCSMDQLLVNLRLMGYIENDLTALAEYVRVASEATEVPIAVNYPVFGRDAFRTATGVHAAAIIKARKKGEDWLADRVYSGVPAGMVGRRQSIEVGFMSGMSNVVYWLHEHDIAPDERLVEAIFTAAKERNRVLSDDELVEICKYEAATRGHDTPMDTLDTWKREVEEAP; via the coding sequence ATGACCCGTCTGCCGACGGATGCAACGCTAATCTACGACTGGAATACGGCGGGGAACGGCTACCCGCACCGCGACCAGCCGGTGGAGCTGAACGACGAGACGCTGCGCGACGGGCTGCAGTCGCCGTCGGTTCGCGACCCCGCGATCGAGACCAAGATCGAGCTGCTGCGCCTGATGGATCGCCTGGGCATCACCAGCGCCGACCTGGGCCTGCCCGGCGCCGGCCCGCGCGCCTGCGCCGACATCACCGCCCTCTGCCGCGCCATCGCCGACTCGAAGCTCTCCATCCGGCCGAACTGCGCGGTGCGCACGGTGAAGGCGGACATCACGCCGCTCGTCGAGATCTCGATGAAGGTCGGATTCCCGATCGAGGCCGCGACCTTCATCGGCTCGTCGCCCATCCGGCAGTACGCCGAGGACTGGACGCTCGACGAGATGCTGCGGCTCACCGACGAGGCCGTCAGCTATGCGACGTCCGAGGGGCTGCCGGTCATGTACGTCACCGAGGATACCTGCCGCGCCACGCCCGAGACGATCAAGCGGCTGTACTGTACCGCGATTCGCGCGGGGGCCAGGCGGATCTGCGTGTGCGACACCGTGGGGCACATCACGCCGCGCGGCGTCCGCAACCTGGTGCCGTACGTCCGCCAGATGATCAAGGAAACCGGCGAAGACATCAAGATCGACTGGCACGGCCACAACGACCGCGGGCTGGGGGTCATCAACACGATCACGGCGATGACCTCCGGCGTGGACCGGGTGCACGCCACGGCGCTCGGCATCGGCGAGCGCGTCGGCAACTGTTCGATGGACCAGCTCCTGGTGAACCTGCGGTTGATGGGATACATCGAGAACGACCTGACGGCACTGGCCGAGTACGTGCGGGTCGCGAGCGAGGCGACCGAGGTGCCGATCGCGGTCAACTACCCGGTGTTCGGGCGGGATGCGTTCCGCACGGCGACGGGCGTGCACGCCGCGGCGATCATCAAGGCGCGGAAGAAGGGAGAAGACTGGCTGGCCGACCGCGTGTACTCCGGCGTCCCCGCCGGGATGGTGGGGCGGCGGCAATCGATCGAGGTCGGCTTCATGTCAGGCATGTCCAACGTGGTGTACTGGCTGCACGAGCACGACATCGCACCCGACGAACGCCTCGTCGAAGCCATTTTCACGGCGGCCAAGGAGCGCAACCGCGTGCTGAGCGACGACGAGCTGGTGGAGATCTGCAAGTACGAAGCGGCCACGCGCGGTCACGACACGCCGATGGACACGCTGGACACGTGGAAGCGGGAAGTCGAGGAGGCGCCGTAG